Proteins from one Chroococcidiopsis sp. CCMEE 29 genomic window:
- a CDS encoding TPM domain-containing protein, with amino-acid sequence MKQLLNQGFNWKQHWQSLILLVLMILSTLLMASPARATGVYQMPNLAAGDRTWVIDQAEVLSLVNEGKISSKLEDLAKQTGNEVRMVTIRRLDYGETPASFIQALFEKWFPTSEAQANQTLLMIDTLTNGTAIVSGDQVKSLMTDKIAQSVANETVLVPLREGEKYNQAFLDASDRLVAVLSGQPDPGAPQVTETVPVEGTFKSAEETNSGNATIWVVGLLIAATIIPMATYYLYVR; translated from the coding sequence ATGAAACAGCTCCTCAACCAAGGTTTCAATTGGAAGCAGCACTGGCAAAGCTTAATTTTGCTAGTGTTAATGATTCTATCAACCCTGCTGATGGCTTCTCCAGCAAGAGCTACAGGTGTTTATCAAATGCCTAATTTGGCAGCAGGCGATCGCACTTGGGTAATCGATCAAGCTGAGGTCTTAAGCCTAGTCAACGAAGGCAAGATTAGCAGCAAACTGGAGGACTTAGCAAAGCAAACTGGTAACGAGGTCAGAATGGTCACCATTCGCCGCCTTGACTACGGTGAAACACCCGCAAGTTTTATTCAAGCCCTATTTGAAAAGTGGTTTCCCACCTCAGAAGCGCAAGCTAATCAAACCTTACTAATGATCGATACCCTCACCAACGGCACCGCGATTGTCAGTGGCGATCAAGTCAAATCATTAATGACCGATAAAATTGCCCAGAGCGTTGCTAACGAAACTGTGTTGGTTCCCTTGCGCGAAGGAGAAAAATACAACCAGGCTTTTCTCGATGCAAGCGATCGCTTAGTTGCCGTATTATCAGGTCAGCCAGATCCGGGTGCACCTCAAGTTACAGAAACTGTTCCGGTAGAAGGTACCTTTAAAAGTGCCGAAGAAACTAACAGTGGCAACGCCACTATTTGGGTAGTTGGTCTATTAATTGCTGCCACCATTATTCCAATGGCAACTTATTACCTGTATGTCAGGTGA
- a CDS encoding DUF4346 domain-containing protein, with protein sequence MERTLESLAAIDDKLSKRYIDLDPGGYFIIYLDREAGLICAKHFTNTINQRGLAVDPETGKPIPVRGKVERTHTTLYSGRTAKEICIEIFEQTQPSLVTRLDHAAYLGREFVRAEIALVTGQEYVQD encoded by the coding sequence ATGGAGCGGACGCTTGAATCCCTAGCTGCAATTGATGACAAACTTTCTAAGCGTTATATTGACCTTGACCCAGGGGGTTACTTCATTATTTATCTGGATCGGGAAGCAGGGCTAATTTGTGCCAAACATTTTACAAATACAATCAATCAGCGCGGTTTAGCTGTTGATCCAGAAACGGGCAAGCCGATCCCTGTCCGGGGTAAGGTAGAACGCACTCATACTACTTTATATAGTGGGAGAACTGCGAAGGAGATTTGTATAGAAATTTTTGAGCAAACTCAGCCCAGTCTGGTGACTCGCTTGGATCATGCTGCTTACCTAGGGCGAGAGTTTGTCCGGGCTGAAATTGCTTTAGTAACTGGACAAGAGTATGTTCAGGACTAA
- a CDS encoding tetratricopeptide repeat protein, with product MKGAKKLLSRIFGLGAAAILCPAILYSVAKAQENSDCYIVDPSGQVKDLSGLCSPNTEGQESIPMASAEEFFQRGREFDSQGQSQEAIAEYTRAIQLDSNYVEAYFYRSNLLALEGQPQKAIEDAKRAAAILESKGESQWAAAMRQHEEVIRQGIRDGEF from the coding sequence ATGAAAGGAGCAAAAAAGCTTCTGTCCCGTATATTTGGTTTAGGTGCTGCGGCTATACTCTGCCCTGCAATTCTTTACTCTGTAGCGAAAGCTCAGGAAAATTCAGATTGTTACATAGTAGACCCGTCCGGGCAGGTTAAAGATTTAAGTGGTTTATGCAGTCCAAACACTGAAGGACAAGAGTCGATACCTATGGCGAGTGCTGAAGAATTTTTCCAACGGGGGCGTGAGTTTGATAGCCAAGGTCAATCTCAAGAGGCAATTGCTGAGTACACGCGAGCAATTCAGCTTGATTCTAACTATGTTGAGGCTTATTTTTACCGGAGTAATCTTCTGGCTTTAGAAGGACAACCTCAAAAGGCAATTGAGGATGCAAAGAGAGCTGCGGCTATCCTTGAATCCAAAGGAGAATCACAATGGGCAGCGGCAATGCGGCAACACGAAGAAGTTATTCGGCAAGGCATTCGAGACGGTGAATTTTGA
- a CDS encoding GNAT family N-acetyltransferase, producing the protein MVEQLQPRYSVAWINKIAEVPQSEWDALAMPLATPFLEWEWLNNLETSGSATAQAGWLPNHLTVWRERSLIAAAPLYIKGHSYGEFVFDHQWADLAQRVGVQYYPKLLGMSPFTPAEGYRFLIAPGEDEDEITGLMVNAIDHFCDRHRISSCHFLYVDPQWRLVLERHGFTPWLHHSYIWQNLGFQTFDDYLAVFNANQRRNIKRERKAVEKAGLRLQTLTGDEISKSLFPLMYSFYADTCDKFGWWGSKYLTKRFFEQLYAHYRHRVLFVAAYTERDQRQPIGMSFCLTKGEKLYGRYWGSFQEIECLHFDACYYTPIEWAIAQGIQTFDPGAGGRHKKRRGFPATPNYSLHRFCNRRLAQILRSYISEVNELEQQEIEAINHELPYSRRDS; encoded by the coding sequence ATGGTGGAACAACTACAGCCTCGCTATTCTGTTGCTTGGATTAACAAAATTGCTGAAGTCCCCCAATCTGAATGGGATGCCCTGGCTATGCCTCTCGCTACGCCGTTTTTAGAGTGGGAGTGGCTAAACAATTTGGAAACTTCTGGCAGTGCCACGGCACAAGCGGGTTGGTTGCCAAATCATTTGACTGTGTGGCGAGAGCGATCGCTAATTGCTGCTGCTCCCCTATATATCAAAGGTCATAGCTATGGTGAATTTGTGTTTGACCACCAATGGGCTGATTTGGCTCAACGCGTAGGAGTACAGTATTACCCAAAGCTTTTGGGAATGTCGCCGTTTACCCCCGCTGAGGGCTATCGCTTCTTAATTGCACCAGGAGAAGATGAGGATGAAATCACAGGGTTAATGGTGAATGCGATTGACCATTTCTGCGATCGCCATCGCATCTCTAGTTGTCATTTCCTGTATGTAGATCCCCAATGGCGACTCGTGTTGGAACGCCACGGCTTCACTCCTTGGCTGCACCATAGCTATATTTGGCAGAATTTAGGGTTTCAGACTTTTGATGACTACTTGGCGGTATTCAACGCCAACCAGCGCCGCAATATTAAACGCGAGCGCAAAGCTGTGGAAAAAGCAGGCTTGCGACTCCAGACGCTAACTGGTGATGAAATCTCTAAGTCACTGTTTCCTTTGATGTACAGCTTCTATGCGGATACGTGTGATAAGTTTGGCTGGTGGGGTAGTAAGTACCTGACGAAGCGGTTTTTTGAGCAGTTATATGCTCACTATCGCCATCGGGTATTGTTTGTTGCCGCCTATACTGAGCGAGATCAGCGGCAGCCGATCGGAATGTCTTTTTGCCTCACTAAGGGTGAGAAGCTATATGGGCGATATTGGGGTAGTTTCCAAGAAATTGAGTGCTTGCATTTTGATGCTTGCTATTACACACCGATTGAGTGGGCGATCGCCCAAGGTATCCAAACTTTTGATCCGGGTGCCGGTGGACGTCACAAAAAACGTCGCGGTTTTCCAGCCACTCCTAATTACAGTCTGCACCGCTTTTGTAATCGTCGCCTGGCTCAAATTTTGCGTTCTTACATTAGTGAGGTTAATGAATTAGAGCAGCAGGAAATTGAGGCGATAAACCATGAATTACCATATAGTCGGCGCGATTCATAG
- a CDS encoding RibD family protein, with protein MADYRKNRPYTTVVLAMSMDGKIADVKRSPARFSSRADKAHLEKQIAAADAVLFGASTLRAYGTTLSISNPQLLQKRKERSLPPQPVQILASLQANIDPQLHFFRQPVPRWLLTTSVGAKQWEGRSEFEQILVCEATPFSPEIDWVAALQRLASLGLSRLAVLGGGQLVGSLVAADLIDEFWLTVCPIILGGATAPTPVEGTGFYTALAPRLELLSAQTIDQEVFLHYRRQRFKD; from the coding sequence ATGGCTGACTATCGAAAAAATCGTCCTTACACCACAGTAGTTTTGGCAATGAGTATGGATGGCAAGATTGCTGATGTCAAGCGATCGCCAGCCCGTTTTTCCTCCCGAGCTGACAAAGCCCACCTGGAAAAACAAATCGCTGCCGCTGATGCCGTCTTATTCGGTGCTAGTACCCTCCGCGCCTATGGCACCACGCTTAGCATTTCCAATCCTCAGCTGCTGCAAAAAAGAAAAGAGCGCTCATTACCGCCCCAGCCAGTGCAAATATTAGCTTCCCTACAAGCTAATATTGATCCTCAATTACACTTCTTTCGTCAACCAGTACCCCGCTGGTTGCTGACAACATCTGTTGGGGCGAAGCAATGGGAAGGACGTTCAGAATTTGAACAGATTCTGGTATGTGAAGCAACGCCTTTCTCGCCGGAAATTGACTGGGTAGCTGCTTTGCAACGGCTAGCATCTCTTGGTTTGTCACGTTTAGCGGTACTAGGCGGCGGTCAATTGGTCGGCTCTTTAGTGGCAGCTGATTTAATTGATGAATTCTGGCTAACAGTTTGTCCGATAATTTTGGGTGGTGCAACAGCACCTACACCAGTAGAAGGAACAGGATTTTATACGGCGTTGGCTCCACGGTTAGAACTGTTATCGGCACAGACAATCGACCAAGAAGTCTTTCTGCACTATCGTCGGCAACGATTCAAAGATTAG
- a CDS encoding ATP-binding protein, with protein sequence MAKPGQSSFRRILLSRILLLSVPVLLIGEAVTFRKARSSLLETARWNLTESAVTKGESISNTITALKANLLVASQTTVLQSGSAKEAQHYLEQLAPKLPKHTQCIQLTNLETGELIASTCGNEHIGSYRAYYYSWPHQQERTLLDSEYIYVKPVLAPDLPQSASQLSKADTNYPQGQLQLLLCAPVYNSAGQLSYALSIQSALYQKASDEPGLLAGSTVVIDQEGTILAHPIRSRVGRNIEQEADAERLKSIVKNAIAGRKDFLHLSFDQNEPELLAGYNVIPSPITNKPNQHWVILAVTRLDNALFGLRDIQVILFVLTVGLLGASLLATLYITRDLARPLEKLRDYALNLQSYHVAERVPHNFQIREVEQLAEALDHMVERLKASAEEIETAWEEAQASNQLKSEFLATTSHELRTPLNAIIGCVRLVRDGCCDNREEEVDFLERANEAAIHLLGIINDLLDIAKIEAGKLSVTMVPTDLCQVIKEVINLQTVHIQQKGLELIVTDLQEPIFVQADLAKLKQVLLNVIGNAVKFTDRGSITIKTQIEPTTDHLDNGSISSSVVITVQDTGVGVDPAQQHKLFRPFVMVDGTTTRKFGGTGLGLAISRNLIELMGGSIMLCSAGSGKGTTVAITLPLMDVSLVRPPLTSAQPSRQAQHNSSDVSVDGVSSTTVQPEALASPKQKTFERVGDPVFDPASCMVSVTFDENLNGKR encoded by the coding sequence ATGGCTAAGCCCGGTCAATCCTCGTTTCGTCGTATTCTGCTATCGAGGATTTTGCTTCTGAGCGTACCAGTTTTACTGATCGGGGAAGCTGTGACTTTTAGGAAGGCACGCTCTAGCCTACTGGAGACTGCTCGCTGGAACTTAACTGAAAGTGCGGTGACAAAAGGGGAAAGCATAAGTAATACCATCACTGCCTTAAAAGCAAACTTGCTGGTGGCGAGTCAAACAACTGTTCTTCAGTCTGGTTCTGCAAAAGAAGCTCAACACTATCTTGAGCAGCTAGCGCCAAAACTGCCAAAACATACTCAGTGCATTCAACTTACAAATCTTGAAACGGGAGAGCTCATCGCTAGTACCTGTGGCAACGAGCATATTGGCTCGTATAGAGCGTATTATTATTCGTGGCCTCACCAACAAGAGCGAACCCTGCTAGACTCCGAATACATTTATGTTAAGCCGGTATTGGCTCCAGACTTACCTCAGTCGGCATCGCAGTTGAGCAAAGCAGATACTAACTATCCCCAAGGTCAACTGCAATTGCTTCTATGTGCTCCAGTTTACAATAGTGCGGGTCAACTAAGTTATGCCCTAAGTATTCAGTCTGCCTTGTACCAAAAAGCAAGTGATGAGCCAGGGTTGCTAGCAGGCTCTACTGTAGTAATCGATCAAGAAGGAACAATTCTGGCGCATCCCATCAGGTCACGGGTGGGGCGAAATATCGAGCAGGAGGCAGATGCAGAGCGACTTAAAAGCATTGTGAAAAACGCGATCGCTGGCCGAAAAGATTTTTTGCACCTGTCTTTCGATCAAAACGAACCAGAATTACTTGCCGGCTACAACGTCATCCCCAGTCCGATTACCAACAAGCCTAATCAACACTGGGTTATATTAGCCGTTACACGCCTAGATAATGCACTTTTTGGACTTCGAGATATTCAAGTCATCCTGTTTGTGCTGACAGTTGGCTTGTTAGGAGCAAGCCTGTTGGCAACATTATACATAACTCGCGATTTGGCACGACCACTAGAAAAATTGAGAGACTATGCTCTGAATCTTCAAAGTTACCACGTAGCAGAACGGGTGCCTCACAACTTCCAAATCCGAGAGGTGGAACAACTGGCGGAGGCACTCGACCACATGGTGGAACGCCTAAAAGCATCGGCAGAAGAGATAGAAACTGCTTGGGAAGAAGCCCAAGCCTCCAATCAGCTCAAAAGTGAGTTTTTAGCAACAACCTCCCATGAGTTGAGAACCCCCCTTAACGCTATTATTGGCTGCGTTCGACTCGTTCGGGACGGCTGCTGCGATAACCGGGAAGAAGAAGTAGATTTTCTAGAGCGAGCTAATGAAGCAGCAATTCACTTGCTTGGCATTATTAATGACTTACTCGACATTGCCAAAATTGAAGCTGGTAAGCTGTCAGTGACCATGGTACCCACTGATCTGTGCCAAGTTATCAAGGAAGTAATCAATCTCCAGACCGTTCACATTCAACAAAAAGGCTTGGAACTGATAGTTACCGATTTGCAAGAGCCAATTTTTGTTCAGGCAGACCTAGCTAAGCTAAAGCAGGTGTTACTTAATGTGATCGGCAATGCAGTTAAGTTCACAGATCGGGGAAGCATCACCATTAAGACGCAGATAGAACCAACAACCGACCATCTGGATAATGGCAGTATCTCCTCATCGGTGGTTATTACCGTACAGGATACGGGAGTTGGCGTTGACCCTGCCCAACAGCATAAACTGTTTCGCCCCTTTGTGATGGTAGATGGTACAACAACGCGCAAGTTTGGTGGCACTGGCTTAGGGCTTGCCATTTCACGGAACTTAATCGAGCTGATGGGAGGGAGTATTATGCTGTGTAGTGCTGGTAGCGGCAAGGGAACAACGGTAGCGATCACTTTGCCACTAATGGATGTTTCGCTAGTGCGTCCGCCCTTGACATCTGCACAGCCATCACGCCAGGCTCAGCATAACAGTTCCGACGTTAGCGTTGATGGCGTTAGTTCCACCACAGTGCAGCCAGAAGCCTTAGCGTCTCCGAAGCAGAAAACCTTCGAAAGGGTGGGAGATCCTGTATTCGATCCAGCTAGCTGCATGGTTAGTGTAACATTTGATGAAAATCTAAACGGCAAAAGATGA
- a CDS encoding OsmC family protein: MAPIQRTAQAVWSGDLRSGNGKISSTSGILKETPYSFATRFENSPGTNPEELIAAAHAACYSMAFAFTLSNKGYQPTSVETQAVCSLEPQATGGFKITKIRLETRGQVPNIDAATFQQVAQEAEAGCPVSNALRGGVEIELDATLV, translated from the coding sequence ATGGCACCTATTCAGCGTACTGCACAAGCGGTTTGGAGTGGAGACTTACGCAGCGGCAACGGTAAAATCAGCAGCACTAGTGGCATTCTCAAAGAAACCCCCTACAGCTTTGCCACTCGGTTTGAGAACTCTCCAGGCACTAATCCCGAAGAGCTAATTGCGGCAGCCCATGCTGCCTGTTATAGCATGGCATTTGCTTTCACGCTAAGTAACAAAGGATATCAACCAACAAGCGTTGAGACACAGGCAGTATGCTCACTGGAACCTCAAGCAACAGGAGGTTTCAAGATTACAAAGATCCGGCTGGAAACGAGGGGACAGGTTCCCAATATTGATGCAGCGACATTCCAACAGGTCGCACAGGAGGCTGAAGCGGGGTGTCCTGTCTCGAACGCACTACGTGGAGGAGTAGAGATTGAACTAGATGCCACTTTGGTATAA
- the corA gene encoding magnesium/cobalt transporter CorA — protein sequence MAKTRSRPPKAVIKTSLDYFYDKPGSLPGTLSIEADATPPVIDLIDYNQTNVTRKQVATPEECIPYLDTDSVSWVDVQGLGSENVLQRIGQVFKLHPLVLEDVVNVPQRPKVEDHEDQLVIITRMVMPKGSEVGFYSEQVSFVLGQHYLLTVQEEPEHDCFEQVRVRIRNNKGTLRKHGADYLAYTLIDAIIDGFFPVLEDYGERIEELEEEVVTNPTRQTLEKIYRIRRDLLNLRRSIWPQRDAINSLIRDGSDLISDHVQVYLRDCYDHAIQVLDMVETYRELTSGLMDVYLSAVSNRMNEIMKLLTVISSIFIPLTFVAGIYGMNFNTETSPWNMPELNWYWGYPLCLASMTAIAAGLVYFFWRRGWFENFSTIQDDSSATNISKTVITTPRLSRVRKAPPR from the coding sequence ATGGCAAAAACACGTTCCCGCCCTCCTAAAGCAGTTATTAAAACTTCTCTTGATTATTTCTACGACAAACCGGGTAGCCTGCCAGGAACCCTCAGCATTGAAGCAGATGCTACACCACCAGTCATTGATTTGATCGACTACAACCAGACTAATGTTACCCGCAAGCAAGTAGCGACACCGGAGGAATGTATTCCCTACTTAGATACTGACTCTGTTTCTTGGGTCGATGTACAAGGCTTGGGCAGTGAAAACGTTTTGCAACGGATCGGTCAGGTCTTTAAGTTGCATCCGCTCGTCCTAGAAGATGTGGTCAATGTTCCCCAGCGTCCGAAAGTGGAGGACCACGAAGACCAGCTGGTAATTATTACCCGCATGGTAATGCCTAAAGGCAGCGAAGTGGGTTTCTATAGCGAGCAAGTGAGTTTTGTCTTAGGCCAACATTACCTATTGACAGTACAGGAAGAGCCAGAACATGATTGTTTTGAACAGGTGCGAGTGCGTATTCGCAACAACAAAGGTACGCTTCGCAAACATGGCGCTGATTATTTAGCATACACACTTATAGACGCCATCATCGATGGCTTTTTTCCTGTGTTGGAAGATTATGGCGAGCGAATAGAGGAGTTAGAGGAAGAAGTAGTAACTAACCCGACGCGGCAAACTTTAGAAAAAATTTATCGAATCAGGCGAGATTTACTGAACCTGCGCCGTTCAATTTGGCCGCAACGGGATGCGATTAATTCCCTGATCCGCGATGGCAGCGATTTAATTAGCGATCATGTACAAGTTTACCTGAGAGACTGTTACGACCATGCAATTCAAGTACTAGATATGGTGGAAACCTATCGGGAATTGACTTCTGGATTAATGGATGTCTATTTGTCAGCAGTCAGTAACAGGATGAATGAGATTATGAAGCTGCTGACAGTGATTTCGTCGATATTTATTCCACTCACTTTTGTTGCTGGTATCTATGGTATGAACTTCAATACAGAAACATCTCCCTGGAATATGCCTGAGCTGAATTGGTACTGGGGTTATCCACTTTGTTTAGCAAGTATGACAGCGATCGCCGCTGGGTTAGTCTATTTCTTCTGGCGGCGTGGGTGGTTTGAGAATTTTTCAACAATCCAGGATGATTCTAGTGCGACGAATATAAGTAAAACTGTTATAACCACTCCACGCTTAAGTAGAGTGCGTAAAGCGCCGCCTCGCTAA